The genomic stretch AATTGCTGATACTAACGGAAAATTTATATATAATAAGGTAATAGATGAGGCTTCTTCAAGAGGTGTAGCAAATTTAGTTAATAAGTATAAAGTTTATCTTCATGTATACAGCGGAAATAAGTATATAGTATCCGAGCCTGATTTTTATTATGAAAGATATATAGAAAAAGAAAATATTACTGATACAATAATAGGGTTGGACAATGTAGATAATTTTGAGTTCAGTAAAATGGTATTTATAGGGGAAAGGGAAGAACTTCTAAGACTTCAGTCATATATAACATCTCATTTTAATGTTCATACATCATTTTCCCATACAAATTTTTTAGAAGTATTGGCTAACGGCATCAATAAAGGCAGTGCTTTAAAATGGCTTTGTGATAAAAAAGGTATTAAAAGAGAAGAGATAATAGCTTTTGGCGATAATTATAATGATATAGAGATGATTGAATATGCAGGTGTAGGAGTAGCTATGTATAATGGAGAAGAAGATGTTAAGAAAAAGGCAGATTATGTATGTTTAAGCAATGATGAAAACGGGGTAGGAGAGTTTTTGAATAAGTTTTTAAATTTGAAGATAATTATTTAGAATTTTATATATATGGTGTTGACATTTTTTTGTTTTATGTTATATTATTGTCAATGTCTATGCGGGAATAACTCAGTTGGTAGAGTTTCTGCTTGCCATGCAGACTGTCGCGGGTTCGAGTCCCGTTTCCCGCTCATTTTATACCCCAGTAGATGGCTATTCTATTGGGGTTATTTTTTTTATTATAATTTTATTAATTAAAGCTTAATAATAAAGCTTAATAAAGGTATTATTAAAAATGGATATTAAAGATTTGAATTTTGAAACTTCAACCGATGAAAAAGATTTAGTTACACTTAAACTCGTTGTATCAAAAGATGCTTATAATAAAGAGTTGGAAAAACAAATAGAATATTATAAGCCTAGAGTTAATGTTAAAGGTTTTAGAGTAGGTCATGCTCCTAACAATATTATACTTTCAAGATACAGAGAGGCTTTGGAAGGTGCCGCTAATGAGGTTTTAATAGAAGATGCTTGGAATACTTATCATGATGAGAAAAATGTTAAAGCTTTAGGTACTCCTAAACTTCTAAACTTAGAAAACAAAGATGACGGACTTCATCTTACTTATGAGTATTACCCTATACCAGAGTTTGATTTGCCTGATTTGTCTTCTATAAGTGTAGAAAAAAATAAATACACAGTTGA from Brachyspira murdochii DSM 12563 encodes the following:
- a CDS encoding Cof-type HAD-IIB family hydrolase, with the protein product MKSLDKIKLIATDLDGTFLNNESEISDYNKKVFQYLMNNGIEIILSTGRPFNGMQRYKNMINNDNYSIVFNGAIIADTNGKFIYNKVIDEASSRGVANLVNKYKVYLHVYSGNKYIVSEPDFYYERYIEKENITDTIIGLDNVDNFEFSKMVFIGEREELLRLQSYITSHFNVHTSFSHTNFLEVLANGINKGSALKWLCDKKGIKREEIIAFGDNYNDIEMIEYAGVGVAMYNGEEDVKKKADYVCLSNDENGVGEFLNKFLNLKIII